One window from the genome of Montipora foliosa isolate CH-2021 chromosome 5, ASM3666993v2, whole genome shotgun sequence encodes:
- the LOC138003054 gene encoding QRFP-like peptide receptor has translation MSVNETDLNSFRDFKKYTIERVDLVFAVLYSLLLIVGFTGNCLVITVVRKTKSMHTTTNILLVNLAVSDIVILLWCPRTYSFVFYPIHPSGKTGDYICKMFTGNAIITVAIASSVLTLSVLAIERYHALMKPMRTELRLTIEHVKYVVFFIWIGAISISFPNFSESKYSQRYGRCVCPFSLEYASLRRTHVICTVVFWGFVPFVVFAYCYFQIIRGLFLGHTVCAEAPSGNGDDRTKQRLAKLLISVTVAFSVCFIPYCAFILYIALEDHRKLISNQETLSLLFRVFEFLMYCSSCLNPVLYAFRSSNYRDGFKAVFTKHTAIHSSRFASVDVVRNRDNLESGLDV, from the coding sequence ATGTCGGTTAACGAAACGGATTTGAACAGTTTTCGAGACTTTAAAAAGTATACGATCGAGCGAGTAGACTTGGTTTTTGCTGTTCTGTATTCGTTGCTGTTAATTGTCGGGTTTACAGGAAACTGTCTCGTTATAACTGTGgttcgcaaaacaaaaagtatGCACACGACCACAAATATTCTTCTCGTCAACTTAGCTGTCAGCGATATTGTCATTCTACTTTGGTGCCCAAGAACCTACAGCTTTGTTTTTTACCCCATACATCCTTCAGGAAAAACTGGCGATTATATTTGCAAAATGTTCACAGGCAATGCTATCATAACTGTGGCAATAGCCAGCTCTGTCCTAACACTCTCCGTTCTGGCCATAGAACGCTACCACGCACTGATGAAGCCCATGAGGACGGAACTTCGACTAACCATTGAACATGTTAAATACGTTGTCTTCTTTATTTGGATCGGAGCGATCTCAATAAGCTTTCCGAATTTTTCAGAAAGCAAGTACAGTCAACGATATGGAAGGTGCGTATGTCCATTCAGTTTGGAGTATGCTTCTTTACGTCGCACTCATGTTATTTGTACTGTTGTATTTTGGGGTTTCGTACCGTTTGTCGTTTTTGCGTACTGTTATTTCCAGATCATCCGAGGGTTGTTTTTAGGCCATACTGTCTGTGCGGAGGCGCCGTCGGGCAATGGAGATGATCGTACCAAACAGCGGCTAGCTAAACTCTTAATAAGCGTAACAGTTGCGTTTTCCGTTTGTTTTATTCCATACTGCGCCTTTATTCTATACATCGCGCTGGAAGACCACCGCAAACTTATCTCTAACCAGGAAACGCTGTCTCTTCTCTTTCGTGTGTTTGAGTTTTTGATGTACTGCAGTTCCTGCTTAAACCCAGTTCTTTACGCGTTCCGCAGCTCAAATTACCGGGATGGTTTCAAGGCAGTTTTCACCAAACACACTGCCATCCACTCCAGTAGATTCGCATCTGTAGATGTTGTGCGCAACCGCGACAATCTTGAATCTGGATTAGATGTTTAA
- the LOC138002465 gene encoding uncharacterized protein, translated as MLGLHQQQNALQQQQNKIVEMLAIQQKKSSLPQPRVPIFNPMEYKPFVRAFESIIESKTSSSSERLYYLEQFTSGDVRELVRSCHYLPPENGYQEAQRLIRKKFGDNYHVVAAYETKALNLPDVKVEDGQALSRFAIFLMRCKNAMESSRNLTKLEQPETIKKLSLKLPFSLRVRWRRLVDEIMEDQGRAIRFNDLAEFVDHEARVATNPLSVKIVEDSRPRPDTRRGLLNKGSHEKTKERRSFASHVNNCMTSPATRELPRSDLPTVEEASCLYCNDHHALESCKSLRSRP; from the coding sequence ATGTTAGGACTCCATCAGCAACAGAACGCTCTGcaacagcaacaaaataaaattgtggAGATGCTTGCAATACAACAGAAGAAAAGTTCTCTCCCTCAGCCTCGTGTCCCTATCTTCAACCCTATGGAATATAAACCCTTCGTAAGAGCGTTTGAGAGTATAATCGAGTCCAAGACGTCAAGCAGTAGCGAAAGGCTCTATTACCTTGAGCAGTTTACTAGTGGAGATGTGAGAGAGCTCGTGCGATCGTGCCATTATCTCCCACCTGAAAATGGTTATCAAGAAGCTCAACGACTGATCAGGAAGAAGTTTGGTGATAATTACCACGTTGTAGCTGCATATGAAACCAAGGCATTGAATTTGCCCGATGTGAAAGTAGAGGATGGCCAAGCCCTAAGTCGATTTGCCATTTTCCTAATGAGGTGCAAGAATGCAATGGAGAGTAGTAGGAACCTAACCAAGCTTGAACAACCCGAAACCATTAAGAAGTTATCTCTGAAGTTGCCGTTCAGTTTAAGAGTAAGATGGCGGCGCTTGGTAGATGAAATCATGGAGGATCAAGGAAGGGCTATCCGGTTTAATGACCTCGCTGAGTTTGTCGACCATGAAGCTCGCGTAGCGACCAACCCTCTCTCCGTGAAGATTGTCGAAGACTCTAGGCCTAGACCCGATACACGTCGAGGTCTCTTGAATAAAGGATCCCAcgagaaaacgaaagaaagacgTAGTTTTGCTTCGCATGTTAACAATTGCATGACCTCACCTGCCACCAGGGAATTGCCAAGGTCAGACTTACCTACAGTAGAAGAAGCCTCTTGCCTTTATTGCAACGATCATCACGCCCTAGAGAGCTGCAAATCTCTTAGGAGTCGCCCCTAG
- the LOC138002466 gene encoding uncharacterized protein, which produces MVVHLLGAASSPACSNFALRKTAEDNSDHFPRKVVSSVNKNFYVDDCLKSLPSTEEALQHASDLKCLLSRGGFHLTKWVSNSRRVLDAIPEAERAKEVKNLDLSKENLPFKRALGVRWCTETDTFGFKIDLKHRPPTRRSILSVVSSVYDPLDLAAPFVLPAKRLLQDLCREKLGWDDAIPSKYEVSGEQWLADLPKLSKFSVERCLKPDGFGVITSSQLHHFADASEIGYGSVSYLCLVNAHNEGHCSFLCAKSRVTPLKMITIPRLELSAAVTAVKQDRLLKRELEISVNARSVFWTDSTAVLRYVKNETNRYHNLVANRVAIIRDGSQPNQWFHVNGDNNPANDAPRGLTADIFLRQSRWLTGPAFL; this is translated from the coding sequence ATGGTTGTGCATTTGTTGGGAGCAGCTTCATCTCCAGCATGTTCCAACTTTGCCCTGCGAAAGACGGCAGAGGACAACAGCGACCACTTTCCAAGGAAAGTTGTAAGCTCGGTTAACAAGAACTTTTATGTAGACGATTGCCTGAAATCTTTACCATCAACTGAAGAAGCTTTACAACACGCAAGTGATTTGAAATGTTTGCTGTCAAGAGGTGGATTTCATCTGACCAAATGGGTTAGTAATAGTCGCAGAGTCCTTGATGCCATCCCTGAAGCCGAGCGCGCCAAAGAAGTAAAGAACTTGGACCTTAGTAAAGAAAATCTACCATTCAAAAGAGCCCTTGGAGTTCGATGGTGCACAGAAACGGATACTTTTGGGTTCAAGATAGACCTGAAACATCGCCCACCCACACGAAGAAGTATCCTTTCGGTTGTGAGTTCAGTTTATGATCCTCTTGATCTCGCTGCACCGTTCGTGTTGCCAGCCAAACGCTTGCTTCAAGATTTATGCCGGGAGAAGCTAGGATGGGATGATGCGATCCCCTCAAAGTACGAAGTTTCTGGGGAACAATGGTTGgcagatttacccaaattgtctAAATTCTCTGTCGAACGCTGCCTGAAGCCAGATGGTTTTGGTGTCATTACGTCCAGTCAGCTACATCATTTTGCTGATGCATCTGAAATCGGTTATGGGTCAGTTAGTTATCTTTGTCTTGTCAATGCCCACAATGAAGGCCATTGCTCTTTTCTCTGCGCGAAGTCACGTGTCACTCCGTTGAAGATGATAACGATCCCTCGTCTGGAATTGTCTGCGGCGGTAACAGCTGTTAAGCAAGACAGATTATTGAAGAGAGAGTTGGAGATCTCAGTCAATGCAAGGTCGGTCTTCTGGACGGACAGTACCGCAGTTCTGCGCTACGTCAAGAATGAAACAAACCGGTACCACAACCTTGTTGCCAATAGGGTGGCGATTATTCGTGACGGGTCCCAGCCTAATCAGTGGTTTCATGTCAATGGCGATAATAACCCTGCTAATGACGCCCCGCGTGGTTTGACGGCAGATATTTTCCTTCGTCAAAGTCGTTGGTTAACGGGGCCGGCATTCCTTTGA
- the LOC138002467 gene encoding QRFP-like peptide receptor, with product MSVNETDLNSFRDFKKYTIERVDLVFAVLYSLLLIVGFTANCLVITVVRKTKSMHTTTNILLVNLAVSDIVILLWCPRTYSFVFYPIHPSGKTGDYICKMFTGNVIIIVAIASSVLTLSVLAIERYHALMRPMRTELRLTIEHVKYVVFFIWIAAISISFPNFSENKYSQRYGRCVCPFSLECASLLRTHVICTVVFLGFGPVVIFAYCYFQIIRGLFFGHTVCAEAPSGSGDDRTKQRLTKLLISVTAAFYVFFIPYGSFILYIALEDRSKLISNQETLSLLLRVFEFLMFCSSCLNPVLYAFRSSNYRDGFKAVFTKHTAIHSSRFASVHVVRNRDNPGTGLDV from the coding sequence ATGTCGGTTAACGAAACGGATTTGAACAGTTTTCGAGACTTTAAAAAGTATACGATCGAGCGAGTAGACTTGGTTTTTGCTGTTCTGTATTCGTTGCTGTTGATTGTCGGGTTCACAGCAAACTGTCTCGTTATAACTGTGgttcgcaaaacaaaaagtatGCACACGACTACAAATATTCTTCTCGTCAACTTAGCTGTCAGCGACATTGTCATTCTACTTTGGTGCCCAAGAACCTACAGCTTTGTTTTTTACCCCATACATCCTTCAGGAAAAACTGGCGATTATATTTGCAAAATGTTCACAGGCAATGTTATCATAATTGTGGCAATAGCCAGCTCTGTCCTAACACTCTCCGTTCTGGCCATAGAACGCTACCacgcactgatgaggcccatgAGGACGGAACTTCGACTAACCATTGAACATGTTAAATACGTTGTCTTTTTTATTTGGATCGCAGCGATCTCAATAAGCTTTCCGAATTTTTCAGAAAACAAGTACAGTCAACGATATGGAAGGTGTGTATGTCCATTCAGTTTGGAGTGTGCTTCTTTACTTCGCACTCATGTTATTTGTACTGTTGTATTTTTGGGTTTCGGACCGGTTGTCATTTTTGCGTACTGTTATTTCCAGATCATCCGAGGGTTATTTTTCGGTCACACTGTCTGTGCGGAGGCGCCTTCGGGCAGCGGAGATGATCGTACCAAACAGCGGCTAACTAAACTCTTAATAAGCGTAACAGCCGCGTTTTACGTTTTTTTTATTCCGTACGGCTCCTTTATTCTATACATCGCGCTAGAAGACCGCAGCAAACTTATCTCTAACCAGGAAACGCTGTCTCTTCTCTTACGTGTGTTTGAGTTTTTGATGTTCTGCAGTTCCTGCTTAAACCCAGTTCTTTACGCGTTCCGCAGCTCAAATTACCGGGATGGTTTCAAGGCAGTTTTCACCAAACACACTGCCATCCACTCCAGTAGATTCGCATCTGTACATGTTGTGCGCAACCGCGACAATCCTGGAACTGGATTAGATGTTTAA
- the LOC138002468 gene encoding uncharacterized protein translates to MAIVPVKVWPKGNGTPVITYAFLNSGSSSTFCTEALMRQLGVNGQRTLISLTTLDRKNSLIDSFVLQDLAISDLEENVFVKLPPLYTIPEIPVLKEDIPNQVDVDKWPHLSGVYLPDVEAEVSLLIASDVPQILDPLEVRHCQDGGPYASRTIVGWVVNGPLGCRSHRSRISSFFSKADHDLNQMLKDYYNGNFPESSADDKPEMSQEELRFLKVLNSTAVLKEGHYEMALLFRDREVAVPNNRVQAEQRALWLKRKLHGNKNLYADYKVFMAETLEKGYARKVPMHTQALNCVKWYIPHHGIYHPRKPGKIRVVFDCSAKFQGKSHNDLLLKGPDLTNTLFGVLMRFCQERIAIMADIEAMFYQVRVAEEDRTFLRFLWWPEGNLDENLEEYQMVVHLLGAASSPACSNLARRKTAEDNSDHFPREVLSSVNKNFYVDDCLKSLPSTEEALQHASDLKCLLSRGGFYLTKWVSNSRRVLDAIPEAERAKEVKNLDLSKENLPFKRALGVRWCTETDTFGFKIDLKHRPPTRRSILSVVSSVYDPLDLAAPFVLPAKRLLQDLCREKLGWDDAIPSKYEVSGEQWLADLPKLSKFSVERCLKPDGFGVITSSQLHHFADASEIGYGSVSYLRLVNAHNEAHCSFLCAKSRVTPLKMITIPRLDLSAAVTAVKQDRLLKRELEISVNARSVFWTDSAAVLRYVKNETNRYHNFVANRVAIIRDGSQPNQWFHVNGDNDPADDALRGLTADIFLRQSRWLTGPASLWKHDSMWPAQDQLFGEIANNDPEVKREVRAGVSSLSTPKSPLLQYASRCSSWSLLVKVVAWLFRYKIISSRQVKETNHEMAVLCLSPLKKSNGQREKF, encoded by the coding sequence ATGGCCATTGTTCCAGTTAAAGTATGGCCTAAAGGAAATGGGACACCTGTAATCACTTACGCCTTCTTGAATAGCGGCAGCTCTTCCACGTTTTGTACTGAAGCCCTAATGAGACAGTTAGGAGTAAATGGCCAAAGAACTTTGATTTCTTTAACAACGTTGGACAGAAAGAACAGCCTCATTGACAGTTTCGTTCTGCAAGATCTGGCTATTTCCGACCTGGAGGAGAACGTGTTTGTCAAATTGCCTCCCTTGTACACAATACCCGAGATTCCCGTATTAAAGGAAGATATCCCAAACCAGGTTGATGTTGACAAATGGCCACATTTGAGTGGAGTGTATTTGCCGGATGTAGAAGCAGAAGTCAGTCTCCTAATAGCTAGTGACGTCCCGCAGATCCTCGATCCTCTAGAAGTGAGGCATTGTCAAGATGGCGGCCCTTACGCGTCCCGTACAATTGTAGGTTGGGTTGTGAATGGTCCCTTAGGGTGTCGTAGCCACCGCTCACGCATATCCAGTTTCTTTTCTAAGGCTGACCACGATCTCAACCAGATGCTGAAGGACTACTACAATGGTAATTTCCCCGAATCCAGTGCAGATGATAAACCTGAGATGTCCCAAGAGGAGCTGCGTTTCTTAAAGGTGCTAAATAGTACGGCAGTTCTGAAAGAAGGTCATTACGAGATGGCTTTGCTATTCAGAGATCGTGAAGTCGCGGTGCCAAACAATCGGGTACAAGCTGAACAGCGAGCGCTATGGCTGAAAAGGAAGCTCCATGGTAACAAGAACCTGTATGCTGACTACAAGGTCTTTATGGCTGAGACTCTAGAGAAGGGCTACGCCCGTAAAGTTCCCATGCACACGCAAGCGTTAAACTGTGTAAAGTGGTATATCCCGCACCACGGCATCTACCATCCTCGCAAGCCTGGTAAAATACGAGTCGTTTTCGACTGTTCTGCGAAGTTTCAGGGAAAGTCGCACAATGATCTATTGCTCAAGGGTCCAGACTTAACGAACACGTTGTTCGGTGTATTGATGAGGTTTTGCCAAGAAAGGATAGCAATCATGGCGGATATTGAAGCGATGTTTTACCAGGTTAGAGTAGCCGAAGAAGACCGAACTTTTCTCCGTTTCCTGTGGTGGCCTGAGGGTAACCTGGACGAAAATCTCGAAGAGTATCAGATGGTTGTGCATTTGTTGGGAGCAGCTTCATCGCCAGCATGTTCCAACCTTGCCCGGCGAAAGACGGCAGAGGACAACAGCGACCACTTTCCAAGGGAAGTTTTAAGCTCGGTTAACAAGAACTTTTATGTAGACGATTGCCTGAAATCTTTACCATCAACTGAAGAAGCTTTACAACATGCAAGTGATTTAAAATGTTTGCTGTCAAGAGGTGGATTTTATCTGACCAAATGGGTTAGTAATAGTCGCAGAGTCCTTGATGCCATCCCTGAAGCCGAGCGCGCCAAAGAAGTAAAGAACTTGGACCTTAGTAAAGAAAATCTACCATTCAAAAGAGCCCTTGGAGTTCGATGGTGCACAGAAACGGATACTTTTGGGTTCAAGATAGACCTGAAACATCGCCCACCCACACGAAGAAGTATCCTTTCGGTTGTGAGTTCAGTTTATGATCCTCTTGATCTCGCTGCACCGTTCGTGTTGCCAGCCAAACGCTTGCTTCAAGATTTATGCCGGGAGAAGCTAGGATGGGATGATGCGATCCCCTCAAAGTACGAAGTTTCTGGGGAACAATGGTTGgcagatttacccaaattgtctAAATTCTCTGTCGAACGCTGCCTGAAGCCAGATGGTTTTGGTGTCATTACGTCCAGTCAGCTACATCATTTTGCTGATGCATCTGAAATCGGTTATGGGTCAGTTAGTTATCTTCGTCTTGTCAATGCCCACAATGAAGCCCATTGCTCTTTTCTCTGCGCGAAGTCACGTGTCACTCCGTTGAAGATGATAACGATCCCTCGTCTGGATTTGTCTGCGGCGGTAACAGCTGTTAAGCAAGACAGATTATTGAAGAGAGAGTTGGAGATCTCAGTCAATGCAAGGTCGGTCTTCTGGACGGACAGTGCCGCAGTTCTGCGCTACGTCAAGAATGAAACAAACCGGTACCACAACTTTGTTGCCAATAGGGTGGCGATTATTCGTGACGGGTCCCAGCCTAATCAGTGGTTTCATGTCAATGGCGATAATGACCCTGCTGATGACGCCTTGCGTGGTTTGACGGCAGATATTTTCCTTCGTCAAAGTCGTTGGTTAACGGGGCCGGCATCCCTTTGGAAGCATGACAGCATGTGGCCAGCGCAAGATCAGCTATTTGGCGAGATTGCAAATAATGATCCTGAAGTGAAAAGAGAAGTTCGAGCCGGCGTGTCTTCTCTTAGCACCCCTAAAAGTCCATTATTGCAGTACGCTAGCAGATGTTCCTCATGGTCTCTCCTGGTGAAAGTCGTTGCCTGGCTTTTCCGTTACAAAATAATCTCCTCAAGGCAAGTAAAGGAGACAAACCACGAAATGGCAGTCTTATGCTTATCACCCTTGAAGAAATCCAACGGGCAGAGGGAGAAATTCTAA
- the LOC138002469 gene encoding uncharacterized protein: MADLPEDRVRPDRPPFTSVGLDFFGLFQFRRSRSLVKRYGVNFTCLAIRAVQIEVAFSLDTDSFLLALRRFIARRGQVKEIYSDNGTNFTSGERELRDAISEWSQEKIHNFLLQKISSGPSAPLTVPILEVSGKDAYEPSGRFFGPY; encoded by the coding sequence ATGGCTGACTTGCCAGAAGATCGCGTTCGACCTGACAGACCACCGTTCACGTCAGTTGGCTTAGATTTCTTTGGTCTCTTCCAATTTCGTCGTAGTCGTAGTCTCGTTAAGAGATACGGTGTAAATTTCACCTGCTTAGCTATCCGCGCTGTGCAAATAGAAGTTGCTTTCAGCCTCGACACAGACTCCTTTCTGTTGGCTCTTCGAAGATTTATTGCGAGAAGAGGTCAAGTAAAGGAAATCTATTCAGACAATGGCACCAATTTCACAAGTGGTGAGCGAGAGCTCCGCGATGCTATTTCAGAGTGGAGCCAAGAGAAAATCCACAATTTTCTCTTGCAAAAAATATCAAGTGGACCTTCAGCCCCCCTTACGGTTCCCATTTTGGAGGTATCTGGGAAAGATGCATACGAACCATCAGGAAGATTCTTCGGTCCTTACTGA